In [Clostridium] cellulosi, one genomic interval encodes:
- the gatA1 gene encoding Glutamyl-tRNA(Gln) amidotransferase subunit A (High confidence in function and specificity) codes for MDLYKLSVKEASELLKKHEIKADELLDSVYARIEAVDGKLGAYISLCREKAESMAKSAQSKIDNGEAGALTGIPAGIKDNICTKGIATTCASKMLENFIPPYNATVIEKLESSGAVITGKLNMDEFAMGGSTETSYFKKCANPWDITRVPGGSSGGSASAVASGEALFALGSDTGGSIRQPASFCGVVGLKPTYGAVSRFGLVAFASSLDQIGPITRTVEDSAIVLNAICGADSRDSTCADYKHPDYTADIDRGVKGMKIGIPTQYIGDGLDPDVKEAVLRAAKHFEDLGAKCDEVSLPAADYAVPAYYLISSAEASSNLARYDGIKFGYAAKDCKNLAQLMDRSRGEGFGREVKRRIILGTYALSAGYYDAYYKKALKIRRIIKNGFDKVFENYDLIIGPTAPTTAYPIGSKSGDPIAMYLGDIFTVPVNIAGIPAMSLNCGFDKQGMPIGLQIIAPAFNEPKIFRAAYAFEKSTPYNKFPNI; via the coding sequence ATGGATCTTTATAAGTTAAGCGTAAAAGAAGCTTCCGAGCTTCTGAAAAAGCATGAGATAAAGGCGGACGAGCTATTGGATTCGGTATATGCCCGTATTGAAGCCGTTGACGGAAAACTCGGTGCATATATAAGCCTTTGCCGCGAAAAAGCAGAAAGCATGGCAAAATCCGCTCAGTCAAAAATAGATAACGGAGAAGCCGGTGCGCTTACAGGTATTCCTGCCGGCATAAAAGACAATATCTGCACAAAAGGTATTGCGACGACCTGCGCCTCTAAGATGCTTGAAAATTTTATTCCGCCGTATAACGCTACAGTTATTGAAAAACTTGAATCTTCAGGTGCTGTCATAACAGGTAAACTCAATATGGATGAGTTTGCGATGGGCGGCTCAACTGAAACCTCCTATTTTAAGAAATGTGCAAACCCGTGGGATATCACGAGAGTACCCGGAGGGTCGTCCGGCGGTTCTGCATCGGCCGTTGCTTCGGGTGAAGCTCTTTTCGCGCTGGGTTCAGATACCGGCGGATCGATAAGGCAGCCTGCTTCTTTCTGTGGCGTAGTCGGCCTTAAACCGACATATGGCGCGGTTTCCCGTTTTGGCCTTGTTGCCTTTGCTTCTTCCCTTGACCAGATAGGCCCGATAACCCGTACTGTTGAAGACAGCGCCATAGTTCTGAACGCTATTTGCGGCGCCGACAGCCGCGATTCTACTTGCGCCGATTACAAGCACCCGGATTACACAGCAGATATTGACCGTGGCGTCAAAGGCATGAAGATAGGTATACCAACACAGTATATCGGTGACGGGCTTGACCCCGATGTAAAAGAAGCCGTTCTTCGCGCCGCAAAACACTTTGAAGATTTGGGCGCGAAATGCGATGAGGTTTCACTCCCCGCTGCGGATTATGCCGTCCCGGCATATTACCTTATCTCATCTGCTGAGGCTTCATCTAACCTTGCCCGCTACGACGGTATCAAGTTCGGTTACGCCGCGAAGGACTGCAAAAATCTCGCCCAGCTCATGGACCGTTCCCGCGGTGAAGGTTTCGGACGTGAAGTAAAACGCCGTATTATTCTCGGCACTTACGCCTTGAGCGCCGGCTATTACGACGCCTATTATAAAAAGGCGCTGAAAATTCGCAGAATTATTAAGAACGGATTCGACAAGGTTTTTGAAAATTATGACCTGATCATCGGTCCTACCGCTCCAACCACCGCTTATCCGATAGGTTCAAAGAGCGGTGACCCGATCGCCATGTACCTCGGCGACATCTTTACGGTGCCGGTAAATATCGCCGGTATCCCGGCCATGTCGCTCAACTGCGGATTTGACAAACAGGGCATGCCTATTGGGCTGCAGATTATCGCCCCTGCGTTCAACGAGCCGAAAATATTCAGGGCGGCTTATGCTTTTGAAAAGTCTACGCCTTACAATAAGTTTCCTAATATATAA
- a CDS encoding hypothetical protein (High confidence in function and specificity) — MSMEQAVDLKPDINSAPENPVKPAVPTRKGKRYNTFVKNIPYYLMLLPGVVVLIINNYLPMIGVIIPFEDYRYEKSFLYSLFHSQFTGFKNFRFLFNTSNALVATRNTVLYNLLFIALDIIVPVALAIAMSEMWNQTAAKVYQNLMFLPYFISWIVVSYIVYAFFCNKTGFINHNIIKALGMEEIWFYSEPDKWPPILTFFHMWKYTGYNLIVYIASIAGISTEYYEAASLDGASKWQQVKYITLPMLKTPMVILTLIAVGRIFNGDFDLFFNVPRNQGALYSTTDILDTYVYRLLLNLNDVSKSAAAGLYQAVVGCIVVFIANFFVKKVDEDSALF, encoded by the coding sequence ATGTCTATGGAGCAAGCTGTCGATTTGAAACCCGATATCAACAGCGCGCCAGAAAACCCGGTTAAACCAGCCGTCCCAACACGCAAAGGGAAAAGATATAACACTTTCGTAAAAAACATTCCTTATTATTTAATGCTGCTACCGGGTGTAGTGGTTCTTATAATTAATAACTACCTTCCAATGATAGGTGTAATTATTCCTTTCGAAGATTATCGATATGAAAAGAGTTTCCTATACTCCTTGTTCCACAGCCAATTTACTGGTTTCAAGAACTTCCGGTTCTTATTTAATACGTCAAACGCATTGGTTGCTACCCGTAATACTGTTTTATACAACTTGTTATTTATTGCACTTGACATTATTGTTCCGGTTGCGCTCGCAATCGCAATGTCTGAAATGTGGAACCAAACAGCCGCTAAGGTTTATCAGAATCTTATGTTCCTTCCATACTTTATTTCATGGATCGTAGTAAGTTACATAGTATACGCATTCTTCTGCAATAAGACCGGATTTATAAACCACAATATAATAAAGGCTCTTGGTATGGAAGAGATATGGTTCTATTCTGAGCCAGACAAATGGCCTCCAATATTGACTTTCTTCCATATGTGGAAATACACGGGCTATAACTTGATAGTATATATCGCTTCTATTGCAGGCATAAGCACAGAGTATTACGAAGCAGCATCCCTTGACGGTGCAAGTAAATGGCAACAGGTAAAATACATCACATTACCGATGCTTAAAACACCAATGGTAATTCTTACGCTGATTGCCGTCGGCCGCATATTCAACGGTGACTTCGACTTGTTCTTCAACGTTCCGCGTAACCAAGGTGCTCTTTACAGTACAACAGATATTCTTGATACATATGTTTACAGACTGCTCTTGAATCTTAATGATGTAAGTAAATCCGCCGCAGCAGGTCTCTATCAGGCGGTTGTTGGCTGCATAGTGGTATTTATTGCCAACTTCTTTGTTAAGAAGGTCGACGAAGATTCGGCTTTGTTCTGA
- a CDS encoding binding-protein-dependent transport systems inner membrane component (High confidence in function and specificity), which translates to MESAPAKSKHVKLSHINRISPASNAIINIIFLIILFLFIMPVILIIMVSFSSNDSILQNGYSYWPSEFSLEAYRFVFKYWKDIGRAYGVSLFVTAFGSVAATLIIALYAYPLSRSSFGPRNKFAFFAFFTTIFGGGLVPWVIVYSRVFQIDSTVWILIVPYLLNAWWVIIMRTFMKSSVPDDLIEAARIDGAGEFRIFFTIVLPLARAGLATIFLFCLLRFWNDYYLSLIFIKDSHLYTIQYYMYQLLNNITYLTTNTNVPPTARQNLPSDSIRMAIAVIAVGPVIFCYGFFQRYFVKGIIVGAVKG; encoded by the coding sequence ATGGAAAGCGCGCCAGCAAAAAGTAAACATGTAAAACTCAGCCATATCAATCGTATTTCGCCGGCATCTAATGCAATTATAAATATAATTTTTCTGATTATTCTTTTCTTATTCATAATGCCAGTAATTCTTATTATAATGGTGTCTTTTAGCTCTAATGATTCAATATTGCAGAATGGTTATTCTTACTGGCCTTCTGAGTTTTCTTTAGAGGCATATCGATTTGTTTTTAAATATTGGAAGGATATTGGAAGGGCATATGGCGTTTCACTATTTGTTACTGCGTTCGGTTCAGTTGCAGCCACGCTTATTATAGCGCTGTACGCCTACCCGCTATCGAGAAGCAGTTTCGGACCTCGAAACAAATTCGCTTTCTTCGCATTCTTCACAACGATTTTCGGTGGCGGACTCGTTCCGTGGGTTATTGTTTATTCCCGTGTTTTTCAAATAGACTCAACTGTTTGGATCTTGATCGTTCCCTATCTCTTGAACGCATGGTGGGTAATTATCATGCGTACGTTCATGAAATCGTCAGTTCCTGACGATTTGATTGAAGCTGCTAGGATTGACGGAGCAGGGGAATTCAGGATATTCTTCACAATCGTGCTTCCGCTTGCCAGAGCTGGACTTGCAACTATTTTCCTGTTCTGCCTGCTGCGTTTCTGGAATGACTATTATCTCTCACTCATATTCATAAAAGACAGCCATCTCTACACTATTCAGTATTATATGTATCAGTTACTCAATAACATAACTTACTTGACAACCAATACGAACGTTCCTCCCACCGCCAGACAAAATTTGCCTTCTGACAGCATAAGAATGGCTATTGCAGTTATTGCAGTTGGACCGGTTATCTTCTGCTATGGATTCTTCCAGAGATATTTCGTCAAAGGTATCATAGTAGGTGCTGTAAAAGGCTAA
- the gatB1 gene encoding Aspartyl/glutamyl-tRNA(Asn/Gln) amidotransferase subunit B (High confidence in function and specificity), which produces MEFETVVGLEIHAELATKTKIFCGCSTEFGGEQNTHCCPVCTGMPGTLPVLNKKVVEYAVRAGLAMNCEIAHFSKLDRKNYFYPDLPKAYQISQYDLPLCKNGYVKLSSGKKIGITRIHIEEDAGKLVHDTAARRTYVDYNRCGVPLIEIVSEPDIRSPEEAKEFVERVRTILLYAGVSDCRMEEGSLRADVNLSVRPKGSDQFGTRTEMKNINSFRAIYRAVENESQRQIDVILDGGKVEQETRRWDDSRGESRPMRGKEEANDYRYFPEPDIVPIVLDDKRIEEIRAGLPRLPEVRIAEYVKNGVSEADAVIITESRALSDFYEAIAEKTDYKEAAKWIVGEMMRNLKERELEPENIPFGPENLVSIITMCKNGKITAASGKKVLSMLFDEQGETAESLVEKHSLAVIGDESAIDKTVSEVIAANPKSVADFKAGKEKAIGFLMGQCMKALRGKADPVKLREKLLKALK; this is translated from the coding sequence ATGGAATTCGAAACAGTAGTAGGACTTGAAATACATGCTGAACTGGCAACAAAAACAAAGATTTTCTGCGGCTGTTCAACCGAGTTCGGCGGAGAGCAGAATACACACTGCTGTCCAGTCTGCACCGGAATGCCCGGCACCTTGCCTGTGCTAAACAAAAAGGTCGTCGAATATGCTGTCCGCGCGGGTCTTGCCATGAACTGCGAAATTGCTCATTTTTCAAAGCTCGACCGCAAGAACTACTTCTACCCCGACCTGCCGAAAGCATACCAGATTTCACAGTACGACCTGCCGCTCTGCAAAAACGGTTATGTAAAACTGTCAAGCGGCAAAAAAATCGGCATTACGAGGATTCATATAGAAGAGGATGCGGGTAAGTTGGTACATGATACCGCCGCCCGCCGCACCTATGTAGACTATAACCGCTGCGGCGTCCCTCTGATTGAGATAGTATCCGAACCGGATATCCGCTCCCCTGAAGAGGCAAAGGAGTTTGTGGAGCGCGTCCGCACAATTCTGCTCTATGCAGGCGTTTCAGACTGCCGAATGGAAGAAGGCTCACTCCGCGCCGACGTCAATCTGTCTGTAAGGCCAAAGGGCTCTGACCAGTTCGGAACCAGAACCGAAATGAAAAATATAAACTCATTCCGCGCCATTTACCGCGCGGTTGAAAACGAATCACAACGGCAAATTGACGTTATTTTAGACGGCGGTAAGGTTGAACAGGAGACGCGCCGCTGGGACGACAGCCGGGGAGAAAGCCGGCCAATGAGGGGCAAAGAAGAGGCTAACGACTACCGTTACTTCCCCGAACCTGATATCGTTCCCATTGTCCTTGACGACAAGAGGATTGAAGAGATACGCGCAGGCCTTCCCCGCCTTCCGGAGGTCAGGATTGCTGAATATGTCAAAAACGGCGTATCGGAAGCCGACGCTGTTATTATAACCGAATCAAGGGCCCTTTCAGATTTTTATGAGGCGATTGCCGAAAAAACTGATTATAAGGAAGCCGCAAAATGGATAGTCGGCGAAATGATGCGCAACCTAAAAGAACGCGAATTGGAGCCTGAAAATATCCCCTTCGGGCCGGAGAATCTCGTCAGCATAATTACTATGTGCAAAAACGGCAAAATTACCGCTGCGTCCGGCAAAAAGGTGCTCTCGATGCTCTTTGACGAACAAGGCGAAACCGCCGAAAGCCTTGTGGAGAAACATTCTCTCGCTGTGATAGGCGATGAAAGCGCAATTGATAAGACGGTAAGCGAAGTAATTGCAGCTAATCCGAAGTCAGTTGCAGATTTCAAGGCCGGCAAGGAAAAGGCCATTGGTTTCTTGATGGGCCAGTGCATGAAGGCGCTCCGCGGCAAAGCAGACCCCGTAAAGCTGCGTGAAAAACTCCTAAAGGCACTTAAATAA
- a CDS encoding hypothetical protein (High confidence in function and specificity) has protein sequence MDSGGSLILQLLLLLVLILINAFFAASEMAIVSANDTKIKVLAEEGNKRAIVLEKLLSRPSNFLAAIQVGVTLSGLFSSAVASESVADRIAAAFENSGVSPALVKFLSVFIVTILLSYFTLVFGELVPKRIAMKNSEALALRVAGILNAISIIFLPFVALLSYSTNAVAHLFGVGPVDNQNNVTEEEIRMLVDVGEETGAIDENEKEMINNIFEFNDRTASDIMTHRTEIYAVEDTASLSDVIDVALKEGFSRIPVYKDDLDDIVGIVFAKDLLKFVGKPMDKEFNIREIMRPPLFVPKTKRCQDLFVELTEQKQHMAVVIDEYGGTAGIVTMEDLLESIVGNIQDEYDDETNEYSVIDDSTYTIEGTADIEEVSHLLDTKLPEGEYDTLAGLIIDRLGRIPSENEHPSVEIGDFVFTVEHVEEKRIEKVRAERKKRTVPQSNE, from the coding sequence ATGGATTCTGGTGGCAGTTTAATACTGCAACTTTTATTGCTCCTTGTACTTATTTTAATTAATGCTTTTTTCGCGGCAAGCGAAATGGCCATTGTCTCGGCAAACGATACTAAAATCAAGGTTCTCGCGGAGGAAGGAAACAAGCGGGCCATCGTTCTTGAAAAGCTTTTATCTAGGCCGAGTAATTTTCTTGCTGCAATACAAGTTGGAGTAACGCTGTCAGGCCTGTTTTCAAGTGCCGTTGCTTCAGAAAGTGTTGCGGATAGAATTGCTGCGGCATTTGAAAACAGTGGAGTTTCACCTGCTTTGGTAAAATTCCTCTCAGTTTTCATAGTCACTATTTTGCTTTCATATTTCACGCTGGTCTTCGGCGAGCTTGTTCCAAAGCGAATCGCGATGAAGAATTCCGAAGCATTGGCACTCAGAGTGGCCGGCATACTTAACGCCATTTCAATCATATTCTTGCCGTTCGTCGCATTGCTTTCTTATTCGACAAACGCCGTTGCACATCTTTTCGGTGTTGGACCTGTTGACAATCAGAATAATGTAACCGAAGAAGAAATACGCATGTTGGTAGATGTCGGTGAGGAAACCGGAGCCATTGACGAAAATGAGAAGGAAATGATAAACAACATTTTCGAATTCAATGACCGGACCGCCAGCGACATTATGACGCACCGCACAGAAATATATGCAGTTGAGGACACTGCCTCACTGTCAGATGTAATAGACGTCGCGCTCAAGGAAGGATTCTCACGAATCCCGGTTTATAAAGATGACCTTGACGACATTGTGGGTATTGTATTCGCAAAGGACCTGCTGAAATTTGTCGGCAAGCCGATGGATAAAGAATTTAATATCCGTGAAATAATGCGGCCGCCGCTTTTTGTACCGAAAACCAAGCGCTGTCAGGACCTTTTTGTTGAGCTTACCGAACAGAAACAGCATATGGCTGTTGTCATCGACGAATACGGCGGAACTGCCGGCATCGTCACTATGGAAGACCTGCTGGAGTCCATAGTCGGCAACATTCAGGATGAATACGACGATGAAACCAACGAATACTCTGTAATCGACGATTCGACATATACCATCGAGGGTACGGCGGATATCGAAGAAGTCAGCCACCTTTTGGACACAAAACTGCCCGAGGGTGAATATGATACCCTCGCAGGCCTCATAATCGACAGGCTGGGGCGCATACCCAGTGAAAATGAGCACCCGAGCGTTGAAATCGGTGATTTTGTATTCACTGTCGAACACGTTGAGGAAAAGCGTATCGAAAAAGTACGCGCCGAACGCAAAAAGCGCACCGTCCCTCAGAGCAATGAGTAA
- a CDS encoding hypothetical protein (Family membership) yields the protein MHSGKKLLCLTLALTTALPFMLTGCKKNDNSSSTGGNKSKPTVTLKMFTGDAKSQGQERVVKAINKYLEEKGTGIQIDWQQQAWDPLGQKINTMLQTGQQADIVFVSNWNGAGYRSHAANGYLTDLTPYLEKNPDLVELLGKDFLDSSKINGKNYAMPTNKEKAHDWGFLIKKDLIDKYGIDITKIKKLEDMEPYFEKAKADGIIPICAAAMDNPFKFLDWDVIVGDGTPGAFDPAEGCNKVFDQFTDDKSVAFYKKMKEYNKKGYFSPNASTAESQETEMKSGKYLCGSWSLVPGKDKSESISLGFDVVQVDITPIEKTNRETTGAMLAIPTSSQHKDEAFQLIKMLYTDKTLVNLFVWGEEGIDYEKKSDNIIELKSSSDYKSAGGWILGNQFINYLTTTQDPNLWKSYEEYNDKATALPSLGFIFDPTPVKDQVNSCSNTVTAYYKQLFYGTCDVDKTVSAFKKELKANGVDELLSEMQKQYDAWKSSK from the coding sequence ATGCATAGTGGCAAAAAGTTACTATGTCTCACCCTGGCTTTGACTACTGCGTTACCATTTATGCTTACTGGATGCAAAAAGAATGATAATAGCTCCAGCACTGGTGGTAACAAGTCAAAGCCAACGGTCACATTGAAAATGTTCACTGGTGATGCAAAGAGCCAGGGACAGGAACGCGTTGTCAAAGCAATTAACAAGTACCTGGAGGAAAAGGGTACCGGCATTCAGATTGACTGGCAGCAGCAGGCTTGGGATCCGCTCGGCCAGAAGATCAACACAATGCTGCAGACAGGTCAACAGGCCGATATCGTCTTCGTTTCTAACTGGAACGGAGCCGGTTACAGGTCACATGCAGCCAACGGTTATCTCACAGATTTGACACCGTATCTGGAGAAGAATCCAGACCTTGTAGAGCTCCTTGGTAAGGATTTCCTCGACAGCTCAAAGATCAACGGTAAAAACTACGCTATGCCGACAAACAAGGAAAAAGCTCACGACTGGGGATTCCTTATTAAGAAGGACCTGATTGACAAATACGGCATTGACATCACTAAGATCAAAAAGCTCGAAGATATGGAGCCGTATTTTGAAAAAGCAAAAGCTGACGGCATTATTCCTATCTGCGCAGCTGCTATGGATAATCCGTTCAAATTCCTTGATTGGGATGTCATAGTTGGCGACGGTACGCCTGGAGCGTTTGATCCTGCGGAAGGCTGCAATAAGGTTTTCGATCAGTTCACAGATGATAAGTCTGTTGCCTTCTACAAGAAGATGAAGGAGTACAACAAGAAAGGTTACTTCTCACCAAACGCTTCTACTGCTGAGAGCCAGGAGACAGAAATGAAATCAGGCAAGTACCTCTGCGGTAGCTGGTCACTTGTTCCTGGTAAAGACAAGTCAGAATCCATTTCACTCGGATTTGACGTAGTACAAGTTGACATCACTCCTATCGAGAAGACAAATCGTGAAACAACAGGCGCTATGCTTGCTATTCCGACTTCTTCACAGCATAAGGATGAGGCATTCCAGCTCATCAAGATGCTCTATACAGACAAAACACTTGTCAACCTGTTTGTATGGGGCGAGGAAGGCATAGACTACGAAAAGAAATCTGACAATATCATTGAGCTCAAGAGCTCATCTGATTATAAGTCCGCTGGTGGCTGGATCCTTGGCAACCAGTTCATCAACTACCTCACAACAACTCAGGATCCGAACCTCTGGAAATCGTACGAAGAGTACAACGATAAAGCCACAGCTCTTCCGTCGCTCGGCTTTATCTTTGACCCGACTCCTGTTAAAGATCAGGTCAACAGCTGCTCTAACACAGTTACGGCCTACTACAAACAGCTCTTCTATGGAACTTGCGATGTTGACAAGACTGTTAGTGCATTCAAGAAAGAGCTTAAAGCCAACGGTGTAGATGAGCTGCTCTCTGAGATGCAGAAGCAGTATGACGCGTGGAAGTCAAGCAAGTAA
- a CDS encoding hypothetical protein (Family membership) gives MSQKADIEYLTKLARMELSAEEKASLEKDLDAIIGYMDTLSKIDTDEIEPMEHVLGLSNVMRDDNPVPSYDRDTLLACAPNSEDGFYDVPLAVEQ, from the coding sequence ATGTCACAAAAGGCCGACATTGAATATCTGACAAAGCTTGCCCGCATGGAACTGAGTGCGGAAGAAAAAGCCTCGCTTGAGAAGGATCTTGACGCCATAATCGGTTATATGGATACACTTTCAAAAATAGATACCGACGAAATTGAACCTATGGAACATGTTCTCGGCCTTTCAAATGTAATGAGGGACGATAATCCCGTGCCGTCATATGACCGCGATACTCTGCTTGCATGCGCACCAAATTCAGAGGACGGCTTCTATGATGTTCCCCTTGCCGTTGAACAATGA
- the glnA3-1 gene encoding Type-3 glutamine synthetase (High confidence in function and specificity) codes for MEDEKDMCPASIFGSNVFNDSVMKTRLPKVTYKSLKKTIEQGLPIEPSIADVVANAMKDWAIEKGATHFTHWFQPMTGITAEKHDAFISPTNDGKVIMEFSGKELIKGESDASSFPSGGLRATFEARGYTAWDCTSPAFVKDGTLYIPTVFISYTGEALDKKAPLLRSAEALSNAALRILKLFGNTSANHVTATVGPEQEYFLVDRGLYNKRLDLMLAGRTLFGAKPPKGQELDDQYYARLRMRVSEFMHDLDYELWRLGISAKTKHNEVAPAQHELALIFDSANVATDHNQVVMETMRRIAKKHGLACLLHEKPFDGVNGSGKHINWSLSTDEGQNLFDPGKTPRQNAQFLLFLSAVIAAVDDYADLLRMTVASAGNDHRLGANEAPPAIISIFVGEELSAILESIETGKPYEGIERKTIDIGVTSLPNLPKDSTDRNRTSPFAFTGNKFEFRMAGSSQSVASPCYILNATVADTLSRFADRLEKADDFMSEVRAIVKETIKKHKRIIFNGNNYSEEWVAEAARRGLPNITNTVDAIEVLKEPKNIDVLARTGVMSKAELDSRYEIHLENYSKIINIEALTMIQMANRELIPAALTFLNQLAALNANLKSAGAKSKAASDLLTKVSGLVDDFEAYTIALKDAVEAASAIDNPKESAVAYRDKVIPAMANVRAVADELEMLVPENIWPIPTYADLLFRV; via the coding sequence ATGGAAGATGAAAAGGATATGTGTCCAGCTTCTATTTTTGGCAGCAACGTATTTAATGATTCAGTTATGAAAACACGGCTTCCTAAGGTTACTTACAAGTCGTTAAAGAAAACCATAGAACAGGGTCTTCCAATAGAACCGTCAATTGCTGACGTCGTTGCCAATGCAATGAAGGATTGGGCTATTGAAAAGGGCGCAACCCACTTTACACATTGGTTTCAGCCGATGACTGGCATCACCGCCGAAAAGCATGACGCTTTTATTTCACCTACAAACGACGGCAAAGTGATCATGGAGTTCTCAGGCAAAGAACTTATAAAGGGAGAGTCAGACGCGTCTTCATTCCCGTCAGGCGGACTCCGCGCCACATTTGAAGCGAGGGGTTATACCGCTTGGGACTGTACCTCCCCCGCTTTTGTAAAGGACGGGACCCTTTACATACCGACTGTATTTATTTCCTACACAGGCGAGGCGCTCGATAAAAAAGCTCCTTTGCTGCGTTCGGCCGAAGCTTTGAGCAACGCAGCGCTGCGCATACTCAAGCTCTTTGGCAATACATCAGCAAATCACGTTACAGCAACAGTGGGTCCGGAGCAGGAATATTTCCTTGTCGACCGTGGGCTTTACAACAAGCGCCTTGACCTTATGCTCGCGGGACGTACACTGTTCGGTGCAAAGCCCCCGAAGGGCCAGGAACTTGACGACCAATATTACGCCCGCCTGCGCATGAGAGTAAGCGAATTCATGCACGACCTGGACTATGAGCTTTGGAGACTAGGCATATCAGCAAAGACAAAACATAACGAGGTTGCCCCTGCCCAGCACGAGCTTGCACTCATCTTTGACTCAGCGAATGTCGCAACCGACCACAACCAGGTAGTTATGGAGACTATGCGCAGGATCGCAAAGAAGCATGGCCTTGCCTGCCTTCTGCATGAGAAACCGTTTGATGGCGTCAACGGCAGCGGCAAACACATCAACTGGTCACTGTCAACCGACGAGGGACAAAACCTTTTTGATCCCGGAAAAACCCCGCGTCAAAACGCCCAATTCCTTCTCTTCCTTTCTGCCGTCATAGCGGCTGTTGACGATTATGCGGATTTGCTCCGTATGACAGTCGCAAGCGCCGGCAATGACCACCGCCTCGGCGCTAATGAAGCTCCCCCTGCAATTATCTCGATATTCGTCGGCGAAGAACTCAGCGCTATCCTCGAATCAATTGAGACAGGCAAACCCTATGAGGGCATAGAGCGTAAAACAATTGACATCGGTGTCACCTCACTGCCTAACCTGCCGAAGGATTCAACAGACCGCAACCGCACGTCCCCCTTCGCCTTCACAGGCAACAAGTTTGAATTCCGCATGGCAGGTTCATCACAGAGTGTCGCATCGCCCTGCTATATTCTCAACGCCACGGTCGCGGACACACTCTCAAGGTTCGCTGACCGCCTTGAAAAAGCTGACGATTTTATGTCTGAGGTTAGGGCGATTGTAAAAGAAACTATCAAAAAACACAAGCGCATCATATTCAACGGCAACAACTATTCCGAAGAATGGGTTGCCGAGGCTGCAAGGCGCGGACTCCCGAACATCACAAACACTGTCGACGCTATTGAAGTGTTAAAAGAACCGAAGAATATTGATGTCCTTGCCCGCACTGGCGTTATGTCAAAGGCCGAACTTGATTCACGCTATGAAATCCACCTTGAGAATTATTCCAAGATTATCAATATTGAAGCTTTAACCATGATTCAGATGGCCAACCGTGAGTTGATTCCCGCCGCGCTTACATTTTTGAACCAGCTTGCGGCACTTAATGCAAACCTGAAATCCGCCGGCGCGAAAAGCAAGGCAGCAAGCGATTTGCTCACCAAAGTATCTGGCCTTGTTGACGACTTTGAAGCATACACAATCGCTCTTAAGGACGCTGTTGAGGCCGCATCAGCAATCGACAATCCTAAAGAGAGCGCGGTTGCATACCGTGACAAAGTAATCCCGGCTATGGCCAATGTCCGTGCAGTCGCTGATGAACTTGAAATGTTAGTGCCCGAAAATATCTGGCCGATTCCTACATATGCAGATCTGCTTTTCAGAGTGTAA